A section of the Nitrososphaerota archaeon genome encodes:
- a CDS encoding preprotein translocase subunit Sec61beta, protein MSSRKKKRESPMPASSAGLLRFFEDETSGVKVRPEIVVLLSIAIVVASLVLRVVLPV, encoded by the coding sequence TTGAGCAGCAGAAAAAAGAAACGAGAATCACCAATGCCCGCATCAAGCGCAGGTCTACTCCGCTTCTTCGAGGATGAAACGTCAGGCGTAAAGGTTCGACCAGAAATAGTGGTTTTGCTATCTATCGCGATTGTCGTCGCATCTCTAGTGCTCCGGGTTGTTCTTCCAGTTTAG
- a CDS encoding DUF2070 family protein has protein sequence MNSTSNIHRRYSLLFTLPSTPTVIALLLIISSPLVLAASFLSGFPLTSVLLIYLAFEAALFLSIVLEHVTLKRNRIANFRRLTFISVVTSGLWLIITLIGTLVSPGKLLSFIVVGAFFSAMLRLLVLGAVFFHSPYQALPLATLQPLLLTIILTADYNLSEYLSGHPMLPAGGVLLLAAVLLFLSRVNRSSSGLLPVPTLTIFQAFLQAWSVEEAAPLESILEKSSSKTTVTTSIITFHSDSVKPMVVVPEVHPGPFYPIGSSNLPYQLHHHFAQQGFLSLILHGVSGHELNLVSKKEVNNLLSSYKHLNKLGEGATCSAPITVTSNRAVVNGLAFGDYPFLFLTLSPHGMEDFPREIKKPLEETASANGFKHLFLVDTHNSQGEEIEQEEAAEAVDAAEKALNSLRKSVQHPFRTGFAHSSELKEPKLASDIGPAGVGVLILEVDGAKHALLAIDANNARRGLREEIISRLQESRISVLEICTSDTHINAGKVSTRQGYIALGDKTETETLVDVARKLYDLADERISASRFDIKSVNTDVRIVGGRLLNDVSQALDQVTGTARRGGLSLAALSLLLFLSSLIL, from the coding sequence ATGAATTCGACAAGTAACATACACCGCCGCTATAGCCTTCTCTTCACTTTACCTTCAACACCTACGGTAATAGCACTTTTACTGATCATTTCTTCACCCTTGGTTCTCGCCGCGTCATTTCTCAGCGGCTTCCCACTTACCTCTGTACTTCTGATCTACCTGGCCTTTGAGGCAGCTCTCTTCCTATCAATCGTTCTTGAGCACGTCACGCTGAAGAGGAACCGTATCGCGAACTTTCGCCGTCTCACATTCATCTCGGTAGTTACAAGCGGTCTCTGGCTGATCATTACTCTCATAGGCACCTTAGTCTCTCCAGGCAAACTCCTCTCCTTCATAGTAGTGGGCGCATTCTTCTCAGCGATGCTTCGACTCCTAGTCTTAGGAGCAGTGTTCTTCCACAGCCCATATCAGGCTCTTCCTCTTGCAACGCTTCAACCACTGCTTCTAACAATTATTTTGACAGCCGACTACAACCTTTCCGAGTATCTTTCAGGACATCCAATGCTGCCCGCAGGCGGCGTCCTCCTCTTAGCGGCTGTCCTGCTCTTCCTCAGCCGCGTCAACCGTTCAAGCTCAGGACTTCTACCTGTGCCGACTCTCACGATATTCCAAGCCTTCCTGCAGGCGTGGTCAGTCGAGGAGGCAGCGCCTCTTGAAAGCATACTGGAGAAATCCAGCTCAAAAACCACTGTGACAACCAGCATAATCACCTTCCACAGCGACAGTGTCAAGCCGATGGTTGTCGTGCCGGAGGTTCATCCCGGCCCATTCTACCCTATTGGAAGCAGCAATCTTCCATATCAGTTGCATCACCACTTCGCGCAGCAAGGCTTCCTATCTCTCATTCTTCACGGTGTCTCAGGGCATGAGTTGAACCTAGTGTCAAAGAAAGAGGTGAACAACCTCTTATCATCCTACAAACACCTAAACAAGCTCGGTGAAGGCGCCACCTGCAGCGCCCCCATAACGGTGACTTCAAACCGAGCTGTAGTGAACGGGCTAGCGTTCGGCGACTACCCATTTCTTTTCCTAACACTCTCTCCGCACGGCATGGAGGATTTTCCTAGAGAAATCAAGAAACCACTGGAGGAAACCGCTTCCGCTAACGGCTTCAAACACCTCTTTCTGGTAGATACTCACAATTCTCAAGGCGAAGAGATTGAGCAGGAGGAGGCTGCTGAAGCGGTTGATGCGGCTGAGAAGGCGTTGAACAGTCTCAGAAAATCGGTTCAACATCCGTTCAGAACCGGTTTCGCTCACTCTTCAGAGCTGAAGGAGCCTAAGTTAGCCAGCGATATTGGGCCAGCAGGCGTCGGAGTATTAATTCTGGAAGTAGACGGAGCAAAGCACGCGCTTCTCGCCATCGACGCAAACAACGCACGCAGAGGTCTCCGTGAAGAAATCATCAGCAGACTTCAAGAATCAAGGATATCCGTCTTAGAGATCTGCACATCCGATACGCACATCAACGCTGGAAAAGTTTCGACCAGACAGGGATACATAGCGCTCGGAGACAAGACTGAAACTGAGACACTGGTTGATGTGGCTCGAAAACTATATGATCTGGCAGACGAGAGAATTTCAGCGTCTAGATTCGACATTAAGAGCGTTAACACAGACGTGAGGATAGTCGGAGGACGCCTCCTGAACGATGTCTCTCAAGCACTGGATCAGGTCACAGGAACCGCGCGTCGAGGCGGTCTTTCACTGGCAGCTCTTTCACTGCTGCTCTTTCTCTCTTCGCTGATACTCTAA
- a CDS encoding OB-fold nucleic acid binding domain-containing protein yields MPELDKLLEEMLRQRPDLDGEKILQLIEEKKKKVGAGYLTDSGAAFLVASDLNVSLEVVSAKELHLKDLYIGANEVTVIGRVLTVSPAKSYQKKDGSEGYYRRLTVYDKEVFITITLWDDKTSRVEELSVTPGSIVRIQKGYVKAGLDGRPIIHIGNRGDLELVVDDKAAEARLPSIEDLTQDVNAINTPEPNLVLTGLLKSPPRLSNFTRKDGSPGKVLQIYLNSLTGNRNVRVAIWDNDLISEADTPTNSVVRLVGVKSRLSQDGSIEMHGNEGTFLQVISVQKPYGETGSGRFRVLSIGKLKAKESGGSSASLLIINESGGFYTLVLKDEATELLPSIENNGLIDCEFKEISPTTLLCSESSSIRLLEEDDESFPNLDSITAKVKDIKESPSPLMVEVIALSRTTSQNILTKSGENITKSEAIVGDETKEIKVIAWRELADLLEDIAPGQRLRLIGVVPTRGFDGAPELQVKAYSQVERIS; encoded by the coding sequence ATGCCTGAACTCGATAAACTGCTTGAAGAGATGTTGAGACAGAGACCCGATTTGGATGGAGAGAAGATTCTGCAGTTAATCGAGGAAAAGAAGAAGAAGGTGGGTGCCGGTTACTTGACCGACTCTGGAGCCGCTTTTCTCGTTGCATCAGATCTGAATGTTTCTTTAGAAGTGGTTTCAGCCAAAGAGTTGCACCTCAAGGATCTTTACATCGGTGCCAACGAAGTAACTGTTATTGGTCGCGTCCTTACAGTCAGTCCAGCTAAGAGTTATCAGAAGAAGGATGGGTCTGAAGGGTATTACCGACGCCTCACCGTCTACGATAAGGAGGTCTTCATCACAATCACTCTTTGGGATGACAAAACAAGCCGAGTAGAGGAGCTGAGCGTGACACCCGGAAGCATAGTTAGGATCCAGAAGGGCTACGTCAAAGCGGGGCTGGATGGTCGCCCAATTATTCACATAGGGAACCGCGGGGATCTTGAGCTAGTAGTGGATGATAAGGCTGCGGAGGCGCGCCTCCCCTCCATTGAGGATCTTACTCAGGATGTCAACGCGATTAACACGCCTGAGCCTAACCTTGTTCTCACAGGCCTCCTGAAGTCTCCGCCACGTCTCTCAAATTTCACTAGGAAGGACGGAAGCCCCGGTAAAGTCCTACAAATCTATCTGAATAGTCTAACCGGCAACAGGAATGTGCGTGTAGCCATCTGGGATAACGACTTGATCTCAGAAGCGGATACTCCTACAAACTCGGTTGTGAGGCTTGTCGGGGTTAAGAGTCGTCTCTCTCAAGACGGGTCAATCGAGATGCACGGCAACGAAGGAACCTTCCTGCAGGTAATATCGGTTCAGAAACCCTATGGGGAAACCGGGTCAGGCCGCTTCCGGGTACTGTCAATCGGGAAGCTCAAAGCAAAGGAGAGCGGAGGCTCCTCAGCCTCTTTGCTAATCATTAATGAGTCAGGCGGCTTCTACACATTGGTTCTGAAGGACGAGGCCACCGAGCTGCTCCCCAGTATTGAGAACAACGGGTTGATCGACTGTGAATTCAAGGAGATCTCTCCCACGACCCTCCTCTGCAGCGAAAGCTCATCGATCAGGTTGCTTGAGGAGGATGACGAATCCTTCCCCAACCTCGACAGCATCACCGCCAAAGTCAAGGACATCAAAGAATCGCCGTCACCGTTAATGGTGGAAGTCATTGCTCTGTCAAGAACCACGAGCCAAAACATCTTGACGAAAAGCGGTGAAAACATAACTAAGAGCGAAGCAATCGTGGGAGACGAAACGAAGGAAATCAAGGTTATCGCCTGGAGAGAGCTAGCGGATCTTCTAGAGGATATCGCTCCCGGCCAGCGGCTCAGATTAATCGGCGTAGTTCCTACACGAGGCTTCGACGGAGCCCCTGAGCTGCAGGTTAAAGCCTACTCTCAGGTTGAACGCATATCCTAG
- a CDS encoding DEAD/DEAH box helicase produces the protein MEYQQIEEQITKYIEKVGWREPTPIQRKAIPVVLRGRNTLIVAPTGSGKTEAAVIPIFTILSEKKTEQKGIRVLYITPLRALNRDIFRRLIQYAEERGLKADIRHGDTSQYSRQKMVDEPPDVLITTPETLAIILTSRRMRENLRTLEYVVIDELHELIGSERGAHLSVSLERLALLVGHRVTRIGLSASIGDLEEAGRFLAGEEMKAAVIVDPSIRRYDIELRYVSGSLTDLAESILRYIRGKVGVEKSTILFTNTRDEAEYLGSMMRAKSPDIQVEVHHGSLSREIREDTERRLRDGEAGVVVSTSSLELGLDIGKVDLVVQYGSSRQAVKLVQRIGRSRHQVGESAVGLVVTNRIDDELEALALINRVHAGSFEKSEIHKGALDVLSHHLVGMVMENRSLRISDAVAVIKKAYPFRDIGIEEVNRCFELLDRQGILRYDGEVARPRGAEMYKYYYNNVSMIPDIQSLTVIDRVSNKKVGKLDQMFVEEFGEPGRPFVLKGSSWKIISIDYEKSEINVEPLFEDVNTVPYWVGELIPVDFDTVKEVGRIRRNIAAGITTASTKVSKEQRERIKESQQILGYVPDENSITVEKQIGSGTIVVHSCFGSKVNQTLATLLSTIISSKTGYLVEANSDPYRILLSSQGLLLPQHVVDLFNQDLDIEAILSVAVIGTHPLNWKTWYVAKKFGVVGKDAQYDKRASRLIQDRYKNTALYQEVLREIFQEKYDIEKTKAVIESVKTGRVKIAENEVKKFSPLAQPILQHVSSFAALPISIEKTVLDLVKERLENRKHRLVCMSCGRWESVTKTRDIKEDSISCPICRSRLIAESYPTDDELIRIVKKKKIKGKLTEDEEKKFRRAWKTSSLIQNFGRRAIVTISGFGIGADTAARILRRYSDEEEFYKDIYKAEKTFVANRIFWDD, from the coding sequence CTACATAACGCCTCTCAGAGCATTGAACCGCGACATTTTCCGTAGATTAATCCAGTATGCTGAAGAGCGAGGGTTGAAGGCCGATATTCGGCACGGCGACACCTCGCAGTACTCAAGGCAAAAGATGGTTGACGAGCCGCCGGATGTCCTGATAACCACTCCCGAGACTCTCGCGATTATTCTAACGAGCAGACGTATGCGTGAAAACCTCAGGACGCTTGAGTATGTTGTTATCGATGAGCTGCATGAACTCATCGGAAGCGAGAGAGGCGCTCACCTCTCAGTCAGCCTCGAACGGCTAGCACTTCTCGTAGGCCACCGAGTTACAAGAATCGGCTTATCCGCATCCATAGGAGACTTGGAAGAAGCCGGCAGATTCCTCGCCGGAGAGGAGATGAAGGCCGCAGTAATCGTAGATCCCTCGATCCGACGATACGATATCGAGCTCCGCTACGTTTCAGGCTCGCTCACCGATCTTGCAGAGTCCATTCTCAGATACATTCGCGGCAAGGTGGGTGTAGAGAAGAGCACAATCCTGTTCACTAACACTCGAGATGAAGCTGAGTACCTAGGCTCTATGATGAGGGCCAAGTCACCTGACATCCAAGTTGAGGTTCACCACGGCTCGCTTTCCCGAGAGATAAGGGAGGATACGGAACGTCGGCTCAGAGATGGGGAGGCCGGGGTCGTGGTCTCCACGTCGTCGCTGGAGCTGGGGTTAGACATCGGTAAGGTCGATCTAGTAGTGCAGTACGGTTCAAGCCGCCAAGCGGTTAAGCTGGTTCAGCGCATCGGTAGAAGCAGGCATCAGGTCGGGGAGTCAGCAGTTGGGCTTGTTGTGACTAACCGCATCGACGATGAACTTGAAGCATTAGCCTTGATCAACCGGGTTCACGCGGGCTCCTTTGAGAAAAGCGAGATCCACAAAGGCGCCCTCGATGTGCTGTCCCACCACTTAGTGGGAATGGTGATGGAGAACCGTTCGCTACGCATCAGCGACGCGGTCGCGGTCATCAAGAAGGCTTACCCGTTCAGGGACATCGGTATTGAAGAGGTGAATCGCTGCTTCGAACTGCTGGATCGCCAAGGCATCCTGCGATACGACGGCGAAGTGGCTCGGCCGAGGGGAGCCGAGATGTACAAATACTATTACAACAACGTTTCAATGATCCCTGACATCCAGTCACTGACAGTTATCGACAGGGTCTCCAATAAGAAGGTCGGTAAGCTGGATCAGATGTTTGTCGAGGAGTTCGGTGAACCGGGCAGACCCTTTGTTCTGAAGGGAAGCTCCTGGAAAATCATCTCTATAGATTACGAGAAGAGCGAGATCAACGTTGAGCCGCTCTTCGAGGATGTTAACACAGTCCCATACTGGGTTGGCGAGCTGATACCGGTAGATTTCGACACGGTGAAAGAGGTCGGTCGAATAAGGAGAAACATCGCAGCAGGCATAACAACAGCATCAACCAAGGTCAGCAAGGAGCAGCGAGAGCGAATCAAGGAGAGCCAACAGATCCTCGGATATGTTCCCGATGAAAACTCAATCACAGTTGAGAAGCAGATAGGCTCAGGAACCATTGTAGTGCACAGCTGCTTCGGCTCCAAAGTAAACCAGACGCTTGCAACACTCCTATCCACAATCATCTCATCCAAAACAGGATATCTTGTTGAGGCAAACTCCGATCCTTACAGAATCCTCCTCTCATCACAAGGCCTGCTCCTACCTCAGCATGTCGTTGACCTGTTCAACCAAGACCTCGACATCGAAGCCATTCTCTCAGTAGCGGTAATCGGCACTCACCCGTTGAACTGGAAGACATGGTATGTCGCAAAGAAGTTCGGTGTAGTCGGAAAAGACGCTCAATACGATAAGCGTGCTTCACGCCTGATTCAGGACAGATACAAGAACACCGCGTTATACCAAGAGGTTCTCAGAGAGATTTTCCAAGAGAAGTACGATATTGAAAAAACGAAGGCAGTCATCGAATCGGTGAAGACAGGCCGAGTAAAGATTGCTGAGAATGAGGTGAAGAAGTTCTCGCCGCTCGCTCAACCGATCCTTCAACACGTATCAAGCTTCGCCGCTCTCCCCATCAGTATCGAGAAGACTGTCCTAGATCTGGTGAAGGAGAGACTGGAGAACCGGAAGCATCGCCTAGTCTGCATGAGCTGCGGACGCTGGGAATCGGTCACAAAGACCCGCGACATCAAGGAGGACAGTATCTCCTGCCCGATATGCAGGTCACGCCTAATCGCTGAAAGCTACCCGACTGACGATGAACTGATCCGCATCGTGAAAAAGAAGAAGATCAAAGGCAAGCTAACTGAAGATGAAGAGAAGAAGTTCCGCCGAGCCTGGAAAACCTCGTCTCTCATCCAGAACTTTGGCCGCCGAGCCATCGTCACAATCTCAGGCTTCGGAATCGGTGCTGACACAGCTGCCAGAATCCTGCGCAGATACTCTGACGAAGAGGAGTTCTACAAAGACATCTACAAGGCTGAGAAAACCTTCGTGGCCAACCGAATATTCTGGGACGATTAG